In Rhododendron vialii isolate Sample 1 chromosome 9a, ASM3025357v1, the following are encoded in one genomic region:
- the LOC131300428 gene encoding F-box/kelch-repeat protein At3g23880-like isoform X1 has translation MPSETNSIHRRPKRNQKTDHPIPPIDASQPLPHLPHEIIVDILSRLPVKSLLRFRSVSKSWLSSTSCPEFVKTHLGIASKSRDYIHHSLILSSTHPQFNVKSCSLNSLLSEELDNMVELDYPDKDPNHCMMIVGSCNGLVCIGTDWDSIFIWNPSTGQSKRLPSFGFSEESGGFTMRFGFGCGESDYDYKVVVIFSDDGSWGSCETRVEVYTLKTDSWKRIRDFAYGIPTDYTGKFANGSLHWLAPGKGSGYTRVIASLDLAKEMYGEVLLPNYDDLGYGLRLFVSRGCLGALCVYPETRADVWIRKEYGVRDSWTKLFTIPYRPVPWMNDLSTPLCISKNGEILMYFGQQLGLYSLENETFRKLLIPNFCPSLQLCTYVGSLVSPNSHHMVQRQHQKEKMKKALLSPRVGCRKFKVD, from the exons ATGCCGAGTGAAACCAACTCGATCCACCGTAGACCCAAAAGGAACCAAAAAACCGACCACCCCATCCCACCCATTGACGCTTCACAGCCATTGCCGCACCTCCCTCATGAAATCATCGTCGACATACTCTCTAGACTGCCCGTCAAGTCTCTGCTGCGATTCAGGTCCGTTTCCAAATCATGGCTTTCTTCGACTTCTTGCCCCGAATTCGTGAAAACCCATCTCGGTATAGCATCTAAGAGCCGGGATTACATCCACCACAGTCTTATTTTGAGCTCTACACATCCCCAATTTAACGTCAAGTCCTGTTCACTTAATTCTCTGTTGAGTGAAGAATTGGATAACATGGTTGAACTAGATTATCCAGATAAAGACCCTAATCACTGCATGATGATTGTGGGTTCCTGTAATGGGTTGGTGTGCATTGGTACTGATTGGGACAGTATATTTATATGGAACCCATCTACTGGACAATCTAAGAGGTTGCCAAGTTTCGGGTTTAGTGAGGAAAGTGGTGGTTTTACCATGCGATTTGGGTTTGGTTGTGGAGAGTCTGATTATGACTACAAAGTGGTAGTGATCTTCTCTGATGATGGTAGTTGGGGTTCATGTGAAACCAGAGTGGAGGTTTATACGTTAAAGACCGATTCGTGGAAGAGGATTCGAGACTTTGCCTATGGTATTCCTACAGATTATACAGGGAAATTTGCGAATGGGTCGCTCCATTGGCTTGCACCCGGCAAAGGTTCAGGTTACACTCGTGTTATTGCTTCTCTTGATTTGGCAAAGGAGATGTATGGCGAGGTTTTGCTGCCTAATTATGATGATCTTGGATACGGTTTGCGGTTGTTTGTTTCGAGAGGATGCCTTGGTGCGCTCTGTGTCTACCCAGAAACTCGTGCTGATGTGTGGATAAGGAAGGAGTACGGCGTGAGAGACTCATGGACTAAGTTGTTCACAATACCTTATCGTCCTGTACCATGGATGAATGACTTGTCCACACCATTGTGCATTTCGAAGAATGGTGAAATACTCATGTATTTTGGGCAGCAATTAGGTCTATACAGTCTAGAAAATGAGACCTTTAGGAAGCTATTAATTCCTAACTTCTGCCCTTCTCTTCAATTGTGTACCTATGTTGGGAGCTTAGTCTCGCCCAACAGTCACCACATGGTTCAGAGGCAGCaccaaaaagagaaaatgaagaaag cTTTGTTGAGTCCTCGAGTTGGTTGTCGAAAATTCAAAGTCGATTAA
- the LOC131300428 gene encoding F-box/kelch-repeat protein At3g23880-like isoform X2 translates to MPSETNSIHRRPKRNQKTDHPIPPIDASQPLPHLPHEIIVDILSRLPVKSLLRFRSVSKSWLSSTSCPEFVKTHLGIASKSRDYIHHSLILSSTHPQFNVKSCSLNSLLSEELDNMVELDYPDKDPNHCMMIVGSCNGLVCIGTDWDSIFIWNPSTGQSKRLPSFGFSEESGGFTMRFGFGCGESDYDYKVVVIFSDDGSWGSCETRVEVYTLKTDSWKRIRDFAYGIPTDYTGKFANGSLHWLAPGKGSGYTRVIASLDLAKEMYGEVLLPNYDDLGYGLRLFVSRGCLGALCVYPETRADVWIRKEYGVRDSWTKLFTIPYRPVPWMNDLSTPLCISKNGEILMYFGQQLGLYSLENETFRKLLIPNFCPSLQLCTYVGSLVSPNSHHMVQRQHQKEKMKKGTLF, encoded by the exons ATGCCGAGTGAAACCAACTCGATCCACCGTAGACCCAAAAGGAACCAAAAAACCGACCACCCCATCCCACCCATTGACGCTTCACAGCCATTGCCGCACCTCCCTCATGAAATCATCGTCGACATACTCTCTAGACTGCCCGTCAAGTCTCTGCTGCGATTCAGGTCCGTTTCCAAATCATGGCTTTCTTCGACTTCTTGCCCCGAATTCGTGAAAACCCATCTCGGTATAGCATCTAAGAGCCGGGATTACATCCACCACAGTCTTATTTTGAGCTCTACACATCCCCAATTTAACGTCAAGTCCTGTTCACTTAATTCTCTGTTGAGTGAAGAATTGGATAACATGGTTGAACTAGATTATCCAGATAAAGACCCTAATCACTGCATGATGATTGTGGGTTCCTGTAATGGGTTGGTGTGCATTGGTACTGATTGGGACAGTATATTTATATGGAACCCATCTACTGGACAATCTAAGAGGTTGCCAAGTTTCGGGTTTAGTGAGGAAAGTGGTGGTTTTACCATGCGATTTGGGTTTGGTTGTGGAGAGTCTGATTATGACTACAAAGTGGTAGTGATCTTCTCTGATGATGGTAGTTGGGGTTCATGTGAAACCAGAGTGGAGGTTTATACGTTAAAGACCGATTCGTGGAAGAGGATTCGAGACTTTGCCTATGGTATTCCTACAGATTATACAGGGAAATTTGCGAATGGGTCGCTCCATTGGCTTGCACCCGGCAAAGGTTCAGGTTACACTCGTGTTATTGCTTCTCTTGATTTGGCAAAGGAGATGTATGGCGAGGTTTTGCTGCCTAATTATGATGATCTTGGATACGGTTTGCGGTTGTTTGTTTCGAGAGGATGCCTTGGTGCGCTCTGTGTCTACCCAGAAACTCGTGCTGATGTGTGGATAAGGAAGGAGTACGGCGTGAGAGACTCATGGACTAAGTTGTTCACAATACCTTATCGTCCTGTACCATGGATGAATGACTTGTCCACACCATTGTGCATTTCGAAGAATGGTGAAATACTCATGTATTTTGGGCAGCAATTAGGTCTATACAGTCTAGAAAATGAGACCTTTAGGAAGCTATTAATTCCTAACTTCTGCCCTTCTCTTCAATTGTGTACCTATGTTGGGAGCTTAGTCTCGCCCAACAGTCACCACATGGTTCAGAGGCAGCaccaaaaagagaaaatgaagaaag GTACCCTCTTTTGA